The following are from one region of the Streptomyces decoyicus genome:
- the cseC gene encoding two-component system sensor histidine kinase CseC: MVRLALRTGLRWKLSAAIALVGALVAIALSLVVHNAARHSMLDNSRDVQIERLNFTQKIFVSTNRLQFGAKIDDPALPEALRDEVAKNKRATYLQDTGQTAPDVWAASPLSNGRVLSVHDRFPDRFAVLDDLDQALVIGSTAVVVGGCALGVLVGGRLSKRLRKAAAAAGKLADGDTAVRIRDEVGSGRVRDETDDLAFAVDAMSDALQERIEAERRVTADIAHELRTPVTGLLTAAELLPPGRPSELVRDRAQALRTLVEDVLEVARLDGHAERAELQDVALGEFVTRRVRALDPDIAIDVVRDAEVTTDPRRLERILGNLIANAARHGKPPIEVTVEGRVLRVRDHGTGFPEALLREGPSRFRTGSSDRAGRGHGLGLTIAAGQARVLGARLTFRNADELTDGSTGAVSVLWLPENAPTNTGSFPVLHLPDR, encoded by the coding sequence GTGGTCAGGCTGGCCCTGCGGACGGGGCTGAGATGGAAGCTCAGTGCCGCGATCGCACTCGTCGGAGCGCTGGTCGCGATCGCGCTGAGCCTTGTCGTGCACAACGCCGCCCGGCACTCCATGCTCGACAACAGCCGGGATGTGCAGATCGAGCGGCTCAACTTCACGCAGAAGATCTTCGTTTCCACCAACCGGCTCCAGTTCGGCGCGAAGATCGACGACCCGGCGCTGCCGGAGGCCTTGCGTGACGAGGTGGCCAAGAACAAGCGCGCCACCTACCTCCAGGACACCGGGCAGACCGCGCCCGACGTGTGGGCGGCCTCACCGCTCAGCAACGGCCGGGTGCTGTCCGTACACGACCGTTTCCCCGACCGCTTCGCCGTCCTCGACGATCTCGACCAGGCGCTGGTCATCGGCTCGACCGCGGTGGTGGTCGGCGGCTGCGCGCTGGGGGTGCTGGTCGGCGGGCGGCTCTCCAAGCGGCTGCGCAAGGCGGCCGCGGCCGCCGGCAAGCTCGCCGACGGCGACACCGCGGTCCGGATCCGCGACGAGGTCGGCAGCGGGCGGGTACGCGACGAGACCGACGATCTGGCCTTTGCCGTGGACGCCATGTCGGACGCCCTCCAGGAGCGCATCGAGGCCGAGCGGCGGGTCACCGCCGATATCGCTCACGAGCTGCGCACCCCGGTGACCGGTCTGCTGACCGCCGCCGAACTGCTGCCGCCCGGCCGCCCCTCGGAACTCGTACGCGACCGTGCGCAGGCGCTGCGCACCCTCGTCGAGGACGTGCTGGAAGTGGCCCGGCTCGACGGCCATGCGGAGCGCGCCGAGCTGCAGGACGTCGCGCTGGGCGAGTTCGTCACCCGGCGGGTGCGCGCCCTCGACCCGGACATCGCCATCGATGTCGTACGGGATGCCGAGGTCACCACGGACCCGCGCCGGCTGGAGCGGATCCTCGGCAATCTGATCGCCAACGCCGCCCGGCACGGCAAGCCGCCGATCGAGGTCACCGTCGAGGGACGGGTCCTGCGGGTCCGCGACCACGGCACGGGTTTCCCCGAGGCACTGCTGCGCGAGGGCCCCAGCCGCTTCCGCACCGGCAGCAGCGACCGGGCGGGCCGCGGCCACGGCCTGGGGTTGACCATCGCGGCCGGCCAGGCCCGCGTACTGGGGGCCCGCCTCACCTTCCGCAACGCGGATGAACTCACCGACGGCTCGACCGGTGCCGTCTCCGTCCTCTGGCTGCCGGAGAACGCGCCGACCAATACGGGCAGCTTTCCGGTTCTGCATCTTCCGGATCGCTGA
- a CDS encoding HhH-GPD family protein, with protein MTSTPVTTTATTAAAETASAADAAAGAADGTALHRPVTDWFDEHARDLPWRRPEAGAWGVMVSEFMLQQTPVSRVLPVYEQWLARWPRPADLAAEAPGEAVRAWGRLGYPRRALRLHAAASAIQERHGGDVPREHGQLLALPGVGEYTAAAVASFAYGQRHAVLDTNVRRVFARAVAGRQFPPNATTAAERKLARQLLPEDEKLAARWAAATMELGALLCTARAPECGRCPIAAQCAWRQAGSPAHEGPPRRTQTYAGTDRQVRGKLLAVLREAVSPVPQQALDAVWDEPVQRARALDGLVSDGLVEPLGGGRYRLPLT; from the coding sequence ATGACTTCGACGCCTGTCACCACCACTGCCACGACCGCCGCCGCCGAGACCGCTTCTGCCGCCGACGCGGCCGCGGGAGCCGCCGACGGGACCGCGCTGCACCGCCCGGTCACCGACTGGTTCGACGAGCACGCCCGCGATCTGCCCTGGCGCCGCCCCGAGGCGGGCGCCTGGGGTGTGATGGTGAGCGAGTTCATGCTGCAGCAGACCCCGGTCAGCAGAGTGCTGCCGGTCTACGAGCAGTGGCTGGCCCGCTGGCCGCGCCCCGCCGACCTGGCCGCCGAGGCGCCGGGCGAGGCGGTGCGGGCCTGGGGCCGGCTCGGCTATCCGCGCCGCGCCCTGCGGCTGCATGCCGCCGCCTCCGCCATACAGGAGCGGCACGGCGGCGACGTACCGCGCGAGCACGGCCAGTTGCTGGCGCTGCCCGGCGTCGGCGAGTACACCGCCGCCGCGGTCGCGTCCTTCGCGTACGGGCAGCGGCACGCGGTGCTGGACACCAATGTGCGCCGGGTGTTCGCCCGCGCGGTGGCCGGCCGTCAGTTCCCGCCGAACGCCACCACCGCGGCGGAGCGCAAACTCGCCCGCCAGCTGTTGCCCGAGGACGAGAAGCTGGCGGCGCGCTGGGCGGCGGCCACGATGGAGCTGGGCGCGCTGCTGTGCACGGCGCGTGCACCGGAGTGCGGGCGCTGCCCGATCGCCGCGCAGTGCGCCTGGCGGCAGGCCGGTTCCCCGGCGCACGAGGGTCCGCCGCGTCGCACCCAGACGTACGCCGGCACCGACCGACAGGTGCGCGGCAAGCTGCTCGCCGTTCTGCGTGAGGCGGTCTCGCCGGTGCCGCAGCAGGCGCTGGACGCGGTGTGGGACGAGCCGGTGCAGCGGGCCCGGGCGCTGGACGGGCTGGTCTCGGACGGTTTGGTGGAGCCGCTGGGCGGTGGCCGCTACCGGTTGCCGCTCACGTAG
- a CDS encoding SigE family RNA polymerase sigma factor: MTASTVNVGNRKRIGGVGMATSGGKVLDFEEYVRTRQEALLRSARRLVPDPVDAQDLLQTALVRTYGRWDGIADKSLADAYLRRVMINTRTEWWRARKLEEVPTEQLPDASVDDGTEQRADRALLMDILGVLAPKQRSVVVLRHWEQMSTEETAAALGMSTGTVKSTLHRALARLRQELQMRDIDARMLERGEQGRERCAA; the protein is encoded by the coding sequence ATGACCGCCAGCACGGTCAACGTGGGGAATCGTAAGCGGATCGGAGGCGTCGGAATGGCGACCAGCGGCGGCAAGGTACTGGACTTCGAAGAGTACGTTCGTACGCGGCAGGAGGCCCTGCTGCGGAGTGCCCGGCGCCTGGTGCCCGACCCGGTCGACGCACAGGATCTGCTGCAGACGGCACTGGTCCGCACGTACGGGCGCTGGGACGGCATCGCGGACAAGTCGCTGGCCGACGCCTACCTCCGCCGCGTCATGATCAACACGCGGACGGAGTGGTGGCGGGCGCGCAAGCTCGAAGAGGTGCCCACCGAGCAGCTCCCGGACGCGAGCGTGGACGACGGCACCGAGCAGCGCGCCGACCGCGCCCTGCTGATGGACATCCTCGGGGTGCTGGCTCCCAAGCAGCGCAGCGTCGTCGTGCTGCGACACTGGGAGCAGATGAGCACGGAGGAGACCGCGGCGGCGCTGGGCATGTCCACGGGGACGGTCAAGAGCACGCTGCACCGTGCGCTGGCCCGGCTGCGGCAGGAGCTTCAGATGCGCGACATCGATGCGCGGATGCTGGAGCGTGGCGAGCAGGGCCGGGAGCGGTGCGCGGCCTGA
- the cseB gene encoding two-component system response regulator CseB: MAETHVLFVEDDDVIREATQLALERDGFTVTAMPDGLAGLEAFRADRPDIALLDVMVPGLDGVSLCRRIRDESTVPVIMLSARADSIDVVLGLEAGADDYVTKPFDGAVLVARIRAVLRRFGHASGPDRAGAASAEPADAAEAVLRFGDLEVDTEGMEVRKGGENVALTPTEMRLLLEFSNAPGTVLSRDRLLERVWDYGWGGDTRVVDVHVQRLRGKIGQDRIETVRGFGYKLRG; the protein is encoded by the coding sequence ATGGCCGAGACCCATGTGCTCTTCGTCGAGGACGACGACGTCATCCGCGAGGCCACCCAGCTCGCCCTGGAACGCGACGGATTCACGGTCACCGCGATGCCCGACGGGCTCGCGGGCCTGGAGGCGTTCCGCGCCGACCGCCCCGACATCGCGCTGCTCGATGTGATGGTGCCGGGACTCGACGGGGTCAGCCTGTGCCGGCGGATCCGCGACGAGTCGACGGTTCCCGTGATCATGCTGTCGGCGCGCGCCGACTCGATCGATGTGGTGCTCGGTCTGGAGGCCGGCGCGGACGACTATGTCACCAAGCCGTTCGACGGCGCGGTGCTGGTCGCCCGGATCCGCGCCGTGCTGCGCCGCTTCGGCCACGCCAGTGGCCCGGACCGGGCCGGTGCCGCCTCGGCGGAGCCGGCCGACGCCGCCGAGGCGGTGCTGCGCTTCGGTGATCTGGAGGTCGACACCGAGGGCATGGAGGTGCGCAAGGGCGGCGAGAACGTCGCGCTGACGCCGACCGAGATGCGGTTGCTGCTGGAGTTCTCCAACGCACCGGGTACGGTCCTCTCGCGCGACCGGCTGCTGGAGCGGGTCTGGGACTACGGCTGGGGTGGTGACACCCGGGTGGTGGACGTCCATGTCCAGCGGTTGCGCGGCAAGATCGGCCAGGACCGGATCGAGACGGTCCGCGGCTTCGGATACAAGTTGAGAGGCTGA